The Hypanus sabinus isolate sHypSab1 chromosome 3, sHypSab1.hap1, whole genome shotgun sequence genome contains a region encoding:
- the LOC132391999 gene encoding apolipoprotein L1-like, with protein METGLQNGNVSGSRDQDELKQRTKTIQDFVNEFPKWEHRMNRHIRELQEIANGIDRYHKGATIANVTGSSAGAVGGVLTLAGIIAAPFTAGISLVLTAVGASIGGAGAATNLTAGITEYAKRSMKQKKVDEIIRQYKSDQKEMSERLTDICSDLQFLSHFIEEEITECDYSKGTTRDFPAISKAKEVSNKCRGKHVTTVKGRLHLPGVSKARNVLNKCKKKYLLEVKAGLQSGSISMKTLNVTTSLMAKQVLSKTPGLRELAEKLTALSHTARKTKYAMETGNVKRLLYGTPLALSKTTRAVSGVVGALFIAWDIYSIAKNSIELSKGSKSEVAKKIRAEAQKMEDALELYGHICQFLKKFLRETGSRY; from the exons ATGGAGACGGGTTTGCAGAATGGAAATGTGTCAGGATCCAG GGACCAAGATGAACTAAAACAGAGAACAAAGACCATACAAGACTTTGTAAATGAGTTTCCTAAATGGGAACATCGAATGAACAGACATATACGTGAACTACAAGAGATTGCAAATGGTATTGATCGGTATCATAAAGGTGCAACAATTGCGAATGTTACCGGGTCATCTGCGGGGGCTGTAGGTGGTGTCCTAACCCTGGCAGGAATAATCGCTGCTCCTTTCACAGCAGGCATCTCCTTGGTCCTCACCGCTGTGGGAGCGAGTATAGGTGGAGCTGGTGCTGCCACTAACTTGACAGCTGGCATCACTGAATATGCTAAACGGTCgatgaaacaaaaaaaagtagATGAGATCATAAGACAATATAAAAGTGATCAGAAGGAAATGTCAGAACGCTTGACAGACATCTGCAGTGATCTCCAGTTCTTGAGTCATTTCATTGAGGAAGAAATTACAGAATGTGATTATAGTAAAGGCACAACGAGGGATTTTCCAGCAATCAGCAAAGCAAAGGAAGTCTCCAATAAATGCAGGGGAAAGCATGTGACCACAGTCAAAGGCAGATTGCATTTACCAGGGGTGAGCAAGGCAAGGAATGTTCTCAATAAGTGCAAGAAAAAGTATCTACTGGAAGTTAAAGCTGGATTGCAATCTGGTTCCATCAGCATGAAAACACTGAATGTGACAACATCACTAATGGCCAAACAAGTATTGAGCAAAACACCTGGCCTCAGAGAACTAGCTGAGAAACTGACAGCACTGAGTCACACTGCTCGAAAAACAAAGTACGCAATGGAAACAGGAAACGTGAAACGTCTACTTTATGGCACTCCCCTGGCTTTGTCCAAAACGACAAGAGCAGTTTCAGGAGTAGTGGGAGCACTCTTTATAGCGTGGGATATCTACTCGATTGCAAAGAACTCCATTGAGCTCAGCAAGGGAAGTAAATCTGAAGTAGCTAAAAAGATACGAGCTGAAGCTCAGAAGATGGAGGATGCATTAGAACTCTACGGGCACATCTGTCAATTTCTAAAGAAGTTCCTGAGAGAGACTGGGTCCAGGTATTAG